The genome window TATGCCGTCATTTTTTTAAAGCTGTTGAAGCTTTTTTAAATACGTGGTATAATATGATCAACAAAAACATAAGGAGGACTAATTATGGGCATCTTATCAAGATTCGGCGACATTCTTTCGGCAAACGTTAACGCGCTTTTGGACAAGGCGGAAGACCCTGCAAAGATGATAGATCAGTACTTAAGAGAAGCTACTGAGAACTTAGAGCAGGTAAAGAACGAGACTGCTACCGTTATTGCGGAAGAAACGCGCACGAGAAGACTTATCGATGAAAACGACAAGAATATCGCAAAGTATCTCGATCTGGCAGAGAAGGCGTTAAAGTCGGGCAACGAGGCTGACGCAAAGGCTTTCATTTCCAAGAAGCAGCAGCTTGAAAGCAACGCTACTTCGCTTCAGAAGTCTTATGCCGTTGCAAAAGAGAACGCAGACAAAATGCGCCAGCTTTATAACAAGCTCAATTCCGATATTGCAGCTTTACAGGCTCGCCGCGATACCGTTAAGGCAAACGTTGCCGTTGCAAAGACGCAGGAGACCATCAACAAGATCGGTTCTTCCGCAGAAGGCGTAAAGGGCGCGCTGAGCGACTTTGAGCGCATGGAGCGCAAGGCTGAGCAGATGCTCGATACGGCTAACGCAAAGGCAGAGCTTGACGCAGTAAGCGATGTTGACGCGCTTGCGGCAAAATATACCGACTCGTCGGTAGATACTTCCGTTGACGATGAGCTTGCCGCTATGAAAGCAAAGCTTGGTATCTGATATATTTTGATCAAACATTAAAACGGGGCTTTTAAAAGAGCCCCGTTTTATATTTTATACAAAAATTCTCTTTGATTTTGTTATATGCAGCGCATTTGACAAAGCTTTTTTCATGTTATATAATAAAAGTGTTGACAACAGCGTCCTGCTATAATATATTAAGGAGAATACCATGTATAATGTTGGTGACAAAATAGTATATCCAATGCACGGAGCAGGTATTGTCGAAACGATAGAAGAACGCGAAGCTTTCGGTAAAACACAATCTTACTATATTCTTAAAATGCCTATAGGCGATCTGAAAATAATGATCCCCACCAATGCGGATTGTCTCAGCGGGCTTAGATATGTAACGGATAATATCAGTGTTGATGATTTTAAAGAAATCTTTTCAAGCGTCTCCGTAGACGACGAACCTAACTGGACAAAACGCTCACGTGACAATATGGACAAAATACGTTCGGGCGATCTTTATGAGATAATAAGCGTTGTAAAGGGGCTCCTTATGCGCGAATGTATTAAGCCGCTTTCTACAGGAGAAAAGAAGATACTTAGTCTTGCAAAGCAGATAATGTTTTCAGAGTTGATAATTTCCTTAGGGCTTTCCCAGGGAGAGCTTGAGGATATTATATATACCATTGTTGGCAGAAAGTGAAAAAATAGATTTAAAAGGCAATTTAACAAACGCGGCGCTCATGCCGCGTTTATTTTGAATAGGGTGGTTTTTCCTATGAGTTTCAAAGATATGATTTTTAAAAAGGATATATCTTCAAATAAAGCGAAAAGATGCGCCGCGCTTATTCTGGCGGCGGGAGCAAGTTCGCGGATGGGACTTGCCGCAGGTCAGAGCAAGCAGTTCCTTATGATAGGCGACAAGCCGATGCTCGGGATTACTCTTCTGGCATTTGAGCGCTCGCCTGACATTTCCGAAATAGTTGTAGTTGCAAGAAGCGAAGACTTTTCCGTAATACGGCATATTGCAAAGGAATTATCTATATCAAAGCTTAAAAATATTGTGGCGGGCGGTTCTACGCGCTCCGATTCGTCTCTGCACGGTGTGCTTGAGCTCTCCGGCAGATGCGAATATATTGCCGTTCATGACGGCGCGCGTCCGTTTGTAACTCAAAAAATAATACACGAAACATGCAGTGCCGCAAAAACTTACGGTGCGGCAGTTCCCGGTTTTGCGCCGTTCGATACTGTCAAAGAAATTGGCGCCGACGGAGCTGTAATAAAAACGCTTGACCGCGACAAGCTTCGTCTGATACAGACGCCGCAGGTATTTGAATACGAGCTTTTAAAAAAGGCTTTGCTTAACGTAAAAGAGAAGAATTTGAAGATCACCGACGATGCGTCGGCAGTAGAGGCGCTTGGGCACAAGGTATATATTACAGATGGCGACCGCGACAACATAAAGGTAACATCTGCCGGAGATATCGCAGCGGCGGAGCATATACTTAAAGCTAAAACAGATAAGAAAGAGTGGATTTATGGTTAAAATAGGATACGGATATGACGCGCACAGGCTCGTTGAGGGAAGAAAGCTTATTATAGGCGGTGTGGATATACCGTATGAGAAGGGACTATTGGGTCACTCTGACGCTGATGTGCTTACCCATGCAGTTATCGACGCGATAATCGGCGCTCTTGGCGCCGGGGATATAGGCAAGCATTTTCCGGACAGCGATATGGCATATAAAGATGCCGACAGCCTGGTACTGCTTAGAAGAACATTTGAAATAATGCGTGAGCGCGGCTATAAAATCGGAAACGTAGACGCAACCGTAGTCGCTCAAAAGCCGCGTCTCGCGCCGCATATATCGGCTATGTGCGAAAACCTGGCGCGCGTTTTAGAATGCCCTCCCGACGATGTGAACATAAAGGGTAAGACTACCGAGGGAATGGGCTTTGAAGGTAAAGGCGAGGGGATAAGCGCACACGCAGTCGCTCTTATAACGAGCGAGGTTTAAAAGGCGCTGTAAACGCCTCTGATCTAACGCAAAGCAGAGTGAAAGCCATGGATCATTCGGCAGAAGAACGCTTCGTGCGTTCGTTTATACGAAAAAAACGCCGCGAGCGCCTTTTATATGAGCTTACGACGCCCGAAAAGCGATACGACGGCGTAAGCAGGTTCTGTCACCATGCAGGCGAGCTTATCGAGCCTGCGAAGATCGCAATATCGGGCGGGAATATGGATTGGTCGTCTGACTTTTGGCATTTTGTTAATACTCATGACGAATCATGCTACGTTTTGTCTCCCGATCCTTATTTAGACGAACAGTTCCTGCCTTTGGCTGACGCCGTAACGCGGGCGGCCGTCTGCTTTGACGCCGTACTTATTCTAGGCAGCGGTTTTGCCGTCGTTTTCGGCGAGGCCGTAAAGGGTGGGAGAGAGAAATATCTTCTCTGCGAGCCGACGGACGTATCAAAAAAGCGGCGCTGAATTAAAAGACTAAAAAAGATGCAGACGAAACAGCCTGCATCTTTTTTACGTTTCCGGCGCAAAGACCGGCAATTTTTTATTCAATTGTCCTCCGAGTATCTCTTTAAGAACAGCTTCGTTCTTTCCTCGCGCGGGTGGTTTATTACCTGACGCGGGTCGCCCTGCTCAACGATAACGCCCTGATCCATGAATATGACGCGGTCGGCCACGTCGCGCGCGAAGGCCATCTCGTGCGTTACTATGACCATCGTGCGCTTTTCCTGCGCCAGCGCGCGTATTACCTTAAGTATCTCTCCCGTAAGTTCAGGGTCGAGCGCGCTCGTAGGCTCGTCGAAAAAGAGCACCTCGGGATGAAGCGCGAGCGCGCGCGCTATCGATACGCGCTGCTGCTGTCCGCCCGAAAGCTGATAAGGATACGAGTCGTGCTTATCGGAAAGTCCCATCTTTGCAAGCAGATCCTTCGCTTCCTCCACGGCCTTTTCCTTCGGCATTTTCAAAACGTGTATAGGCGCCTCCGTAACGTTTCGCATAACTGAAAAGTGGGGGAACAGGTTGAAATTCTGAAAGACGAGACCGATATTCAGCCGCATTTTTCTAAGCACCTGAGGCGGGGAATATATGAGCTTTCCGTCAGGAGACATGCCTGCTATCATATTGTCGTTAAGCAGCGTTATCTGACCGTCGTCTATGGTTTCAAGCTGGTTTATACAGCGGAGTATCGTAGATTTGCCTGAGCCGGACGGGCCTATTATCGCAACTACCTCGCCCTCGTCAACGTCAAACGAGATGTCGGAAAGCACTACGTTGTCACCGAACGCTTTTTTTATGTTTTTTACGCTTAATACAGCCACTTTCCTCACCCCTTATTTGTAATAGTCGAGCTTCTTCTCAAAGTAAGCGAACGCCGCGGTAACTATCCAGTTCAGAACGAAATAGAATATACCGGCTACGAAAAGCGGTATGACCGACGTTTTAAAGCTTGCCTGCTTCGACGACAGTGCAAACAGCTCCGCCACGCCTATCGTTTGGGCGAGAGCCGTATCCTTTACGAGCGTGATAACTTCGTTGGCGCTGGCAGGAAGTATGCGCTTTACGACCTGCGGCAGTATGATCCTAAAGAAGGTCTGCGCTTTGGTAAATCCCAACGCGCCCGCCGCTTCGTACTGTCCCACCGGCATTGATTCTATGCCGCCGCGGAATATCTCCGCAAAGTAAGCCGCGTAATTCAGAACAAACGCTATGATTATAGCCGCAAATCTGTCGTAAGAGAGCTTGAACACGTAATAAGGGCCGAAATACACGATCAAAATCTGCAGAAGCAAAGGCGTTCCTCTCATGATAAGTATGTAAATATTTATCGGAACGGAAACGATCTTATACTTTGATTTTTTTGCAAACGAAACGAGAAAGCCGAGCGGCACCGCTATAACTAAAGTTATGCCGAAAATCTTAAGCGAAGTAAGAACGCCCTGAAGCAAAATAATGAGCAGCTTGCCCATATACTCGGCGTCTATCGTTGCAAAAAGCGATTCCATGAGAGCACCCCCTTTGGTCCTTCAAAAATACCCGTAAAAGGCACGCGCTAAGCGTGCCTTTTACTTACCGTATGTCAACGCAGTTTATTACTCGATTATAGTAACGTCGGAGCCGAACCACTTCGTGGAGATCTCGGCAACTGTGCCGTCTTCCTTGAGCTCGTGGAGAGCCTGCTGTACGGCGTCGCGGAGAGCCTGGTCGCCCTTTCTGAAGCCTATAACGTAAACTTCGGGGGAAAGACCTTCTTCAAGCACCTGATAATCCTTGGCGTTTGCGGAAATTGTGTAA of Clostridia bacterium contains these proteins:
- a CDS encoding CarD family transcriptional regulator produces the protein MYNVGDKIVYPMHGAGIVETIEEREAFGKTQSYYILKMPIGDLKIMIPTNADCLSGLRYVTDNISVDDFKEIFSSVSVDDEPNWTKRSRDNMDKIRSGDLYEIISVVKGLLMRECIKPLSTGEKKILSLAKQIMFSELIISLGLSQGELEDIIYTIVGRK
- a CDS encoding amino acid ABC transporter permease — protein: MGKLLIILLQGVLTSLKIFGITLVIAVPLGFLVSFAKKSKYKIVSVPINIYILIMRGTPLLLQILIVYFGPYYVFKLSYDRFAAIIIAFVLNYAAYFAEIFRGGIESMPVGQYEAAGALGFTKAQTFFRIILPQVVKRILPASANEVITLVKDTALAQTIGVAELFALSSKQASFKTSVIPLFVAGIFYFVLNWIVTAAFAYFEKKLDYYK
- the ispD gene encoding 2-C-methyl-D-erythritol 4-phosphate cytidylyltransferase, giving the protein MSFKDMIFKKDISSNKAKRCAALILAAGASSRMGLAAGQSKQFLMIGDKPMLGITLLAFERSPDISEIVVVARSEDFSVIRHIAKELSISKLKNIVAGGSTRSDSSLHGVLELSGRCEYIAVHDGARPFVTQKIIHETCSAAKTYGAAVPGFAPFDTVKEIGADGAVIKTLDRDKLRLIQTPQVFEYELLKKALLNVKEKNLKITDDASAVEALGHKVYITDGDRDNIKVTSAGDIAAAEHILKAKTDKKEWIYG
- a CDS encoding PspA/IM30 family protein; this encodes MGILSRFGDILSANVNALLDKAEDPAKMIDQYLREATENLEQVKNETATVIAEETRTRRLIDENDKNIAKYLDLAEKALKSGNEADAKAFISKKQQLESNATSLQKSYAVAKENADKMRQLYNKLNSDIAALQARRDTVKANVAVAKTQETINKIGSSAEGVKGALSDFERMERKAEQMLDTANAKAELDAVSDVDALAAKYTDSSVDTSVDDELAAMKAKLGI
- a CDS encoding 2-C-methyl-D-erythritol 2,4-cyclodiphosphate synthase, with the protein product MVKIGYGYDAHRLVEGRKLIIGGVDIPYEKGLLGHSDADVLTHAVIDAIIGALGAGDIGKHFPDSDMAYKDADSLVLLRRTFEIMRERGYKIGNVDATVVAQKPRLAPHISAMCENLARVLECPPDDVNIKGKTTEGMGFEGKGEGISAHAVALITSEV
- a CDS encoding amino acid ABC transporter ATP-binding protein; amino-acid sequence: MAVLSVKNIKKAFGDNVVLSDISFDVDEGEVVAIIGPSGSGKSTILRCINQLETIDDGQITLLNDNMIAGMSPDGKLIYSPPQVLRKMRLNIGLVFQNFNLFPHFSVMRNVTEAPIHVLKMPKEKAVEEAKDLLAKMGLSDKHDSYPYQLSGGQQQRVSIARALALHPEVLFFDEPTSALDPELTGEILKVIRALAQEKRTMVIVTHEMAFARDVADRVIFMDQGVIVEQGDPRQVINHPREERTKLFLKRYSEDN